A genomic window from Streptomyces sp. NBC_01429 includes:
- a CDS encoding polyketide synthase, translated as MEFEPIAVVGRGCVLPDALDPDAFWDNVAAGRSSLSAVPEGRWRLPHRWAMGSVDDHLDRTYGDVGGYVRGFESVFDPSGFRMDPDRVLSLDPLFHWVMYGVRQALTEAGREGPLPRAGLVLGNLSYPTPTGTAFAEHVWLSAQRPPVRDALLTGERRVRPDARNRFSSGLPARLAARALGLGAGAWSLDAACASSLYAIKLACDRLHDGTADLMVAGAVSRADPLYLHVGFCGLSATSRTGRSRPFHRDADGLVHGEGAGFVALTRLSGARAAGMPVLGVIRGAGLSNDGRGAGLISPAEEGQVRAMRLAYDAAGIAPETVSLVECHATGTPVGDAVEARAMARVFGACDDVPIGSAKSNVGHLLASAGVAGLLKVLGALRTGIRPATLGVERPLDALAGTPLRVLTAPEPWPGPRRAALSAFGFGGTNAHLIVELPDDGGPVSAVRSPARPVSAAPAPAPVRAAPGGRVPVAIVALGARVGDGTCAEDFRRAVLGGERRGPAAEIAVELADLCFPPLALERTVRHQLLVLEAAREAAGTVSLPRERTMVVIGMGVDPEVARAGARWRVPYWLEQAGPPGSVASTALARDAFVRPMTAEAVVGSMPNLVANRISTQLDLAGASFAVSAEEASGLVALDVAARAIRAGEADAALVGGTDLSHEAVHRAALRELGLGSEPGDAAVVLVLKSLDTARRDGDTVIALLDEDPADPTDPTAPADPADVPDMVIGDGPDAVFDPASAFGRAHAAYGLVAVAVAALSLQHRAVPRPGRPADTAAVARTARASVTPMEGPTVSVRLRAGDARPWLRGPAPRLHVFSGADRREVLAALESGTRSATGPARLALVVDDDAALPDRRAAARRWLTEGGIRPADVLYRDEPVAGRTAFVYTNGSAAYPGMGHELMLALPCLGEAVRAGHGAIGARLRSRTERGVFGQIWDAAELAVFHTVLTREVLGLRPDAAVGYSSGESAALVALGAWPDATGLYDATLDSGLFTTELTGELRAVRRHWERLGVQGSRWATYLVNAPLEAVRAELAGEVAVHLMAVNAPGVCVVGGESRACAAVVTRIGADRAIELDYELAAHAPELIEVEGAWRRAHHRPTVDVPGVRFYSGATGQSYRPTAERAAEALTAQGLNTIDFAATVERAWADGVRIFVEHGPRKLCTGWIKRVLGDRDHVAVALDAPGDTGLRQLCLAVAELVVAGVPVHADELFAQLADAATEMPRPGATVTVTVPAAPCLPPPSPEPAVVTLPRAPELLPVPDREATRPGTPGPGPRSAEVAETAEAAGVRAAVVRQSLRVAALHQEVMAGHTEAHQRFLRVSALAVTALTAAGPLPARAPGLPAPRPAAGALAPVRPERPPETTPASAPAPAPAQPVRPGPKFDRAQLEHLASGEISALFGPRFAEQDAYAVQTRMPEPPMLFADRVTGIDAVPAALVAPGPVRTDGMIWTETDVLPDSWYLDSTGRVPAGVLIEAGQADLLLLSWLGADLLNRGERAYRLLGCEVTYHGGPPQAGDVLRYEIHVDGHAEHDGVRLAFFHYDCFVDGQLRLSVREGQAGFFTPQELSGGGGVRWDPAERPPGDGLPLDPPAVRCELTRFGADRVSALVQGRPADCFGPGWEATAAHVRPPGLDGGRLRLIHEVTAFDPAGGPWGRGYLRAETPLSPDDWFFAGHFKNDPCMPGTLMLQGGLQAMAFYLAAMGFTVDRDGWRFEPVDDHPCRTMCRGQATPSGRRVVYEVFVRGVSAGPVPTLHADVLGSVDGAKAFLGRDVALRLVPDWPLSHWRRSGQPAVQADAAPVPLPLLGGLAGHREEKPVATAADGFPFGYASLLACAWGRPSEAFGAAYEPFDGTRRVARLPGPPYHFMSRIVSVDGPQGGMREDSGVVAEYDVPARAWYFEQSGGRSMPFAVLMEIALQPCGWLASYVGSALTTGTDLLFRNLDGTGTVSGEVTPATGTVRVHAVLTRISRSGDMTVESFRVRCTADGAPLFELSTVFGYFPPSAFDHQPGLVVPAEDRARLDEPCGRPVDLTARPARYFAGEARLPGPMLLMLDRITGSWPDGGRAGLGRLRSEKDVVPGEWFFRAHFFQDPVQPGSLGLEAMCQLLQCHLLERGAADGIPHPRFEPVLPGRETAWTYRGQITPANRLIRVDMDIVESGTDARGPYAVADASLWGDGTCIYRVRGLGMRVVSDAAPAPR; from the coding sequence ATGGAATTCGAACCGATCGCCGTCGTCGGCCGGGGGTGTGTGCTGCCCGACGCACTCGATCCGGACGCCTTCTGGGACAACGTCGCCGCGGGCCGCAGCAGCCTGTCGGCCGTCCCGGAGGGCCGGTGGCGGCTGCCGCACCGCTGGGCCATGGGCTCGGTGGACGACCACCTCGACCGCACCTACGGCGATGTCGGCGGGTACGTAAGGGGGTTCGAGTCCGTCTTCGACCCGAGCGGCTTCCGGATGGACCCGGACCGCGTCCTGTCGCTCGACCCGCTCTTCCACTGGGTCATGTACGGCGTCCGGCAGGCCCTCACGGAGGCGGGCCGCGAGGGTCCGCTGCCGCGCGCGGGGCTGGTGCTGGGGAACCTGTCCTATCCCACGCCGACGGGGACGGCCTTCGCCGAGCACGTCTGGCTGTCCGCGCAGCGCCCCCCGGTCCGTGACGCCCTGCTGACGGGAGAGCGCCGGGTGCGGCCCGACGCCCGCAACCGCTTCTCGTCCGGACTGCCCGCCCGCCTCGCGGCCCGGGCGCTCGGGCTCGGCGCGGGCGCGTGGTCCCTGGACGCCGCCTGCGCCTCCTCGCTGTACGCGATCAAGCTGGCGTGCGACCGGCTGCACGACGGCACGGCGGACCTGATGGTGGCCGGAGCGGTCAGCCGGGCCGACCCCCTCTATCTGCACGTGGGGTTCTGCGGGCTGTCCGCGACGAGCCGTACGGGGCGCAGCCGGCCCTTCCACCGGGACGCGGACGGGCTGGTGCACGGCGAGGGCGCCGGGTTCGTCGCCCTGACGCGGCTCTCCGGGGCGCGCGCCGCCGGGATGCCCGTGCTCGGCGTGATCCGCGGTGCCGGGCTGTCCAACGACGGGCGCGGCGCCGGGCTGATCAGCCCGGCGGAGGAGGGCCAGGTACGGGCCATGCGCCTGGCGTACGACGCGGCGGGGATCGCGCCCGAAACGGTGTCGCTCGTCGAGTGCCACGCGACGGGCACACCGGTCGGGGACGCGGTGGAAGCGCGCGCCATGGCCCGGGTCTTCGGGGCCTGTGACGATGTGCCCATCGGTTCGGCGAAGTCGAACGTCGGGCACCTGCTGGCCTCGGCGGGGGTGGCGGGGCTGCTGAAGGTGCTCGGCGCGCTGCGTACGGGGATCCGCCCGGCGACGCTCGGCGTCGAGCGGCCGCTGGACGCGCTGGCGGGCACGCCGTTGCGGGTGCTGACCGCGCCGGAACCGTGGCCGGGGCCGCGCAGGGCGGCGCTGAGCGCGTTCGGGTTCGGCGGGACCAACGCCCATCTGATCGTGGAGCTCCCGGACGACGGCGGCCCGGTGTCCGCCGTACGCTCCCCGGCCCGCCCGGTGTCCGCCGCGCCCGCCCCGGCCCCGGTGCGGGCGGCGCCGGGCGGCCGGGTCCCGGTGGCGATCGTCGCCCTGGGCGCCCGGGTCGGCGACGGGACCTGCGCCGAGGACTTCCGGCGGGCGGTGCTGGGCGGCGAACGGCGCGGCCCCGCCGCGGAGATCGCGGTGGAGCTGGCTGACCTGTGTTTCCCGCCGCTCGCCCTGGAGCGGACCGTGCGCCATCAGCTCCTGGTGCTGGAGGCCGCCCGGGAGGCAGCGGGGACGGTGTCCCTGCCCCGCGAGCGGACCATGGTGGTCATCGGTATGGGGGTGGACCCGGAAGTGGCGCGGGCGGGTGCCCGCTGGCGGGTTCCGTACTGGCTGGAGCAGGCGGGACCGCCCGGGTCGGTAGCGTCCACGGCCCTCGCCCGGGACGCCTTCGTGCGGCCCATGACCGCGGAGGCGGTGGTGGGCAGCATGCCGAACCTGGTGGCGAACCGCATCAGTACCCAACTCGACCTGGCCGGAGCGAGCTTCGCGGTGTCGGCGGAGGAGGCGTCCGGTCTCGTGGCGCTGGACGTCGCGGCCCGGGCCATCCGGGCGGGAGAGGCGGACGCCGCGCTCGTCGGTGGCACCGATCTGTCCCACGAGGCGGTCCACCGGGCCGCGCTGCGGGAGCTGGGGCTCGGGAGCGAGCCGGGGGACGCCGCCGTCGTCCTGGTCCTCAAGTCCCTGGACACCGCCCGCAGGGACGGCGACACCGTCATCGCCCTGCTCGACGAGGACCCCGCCGACCCGACCGATCCCACTGCCCCCGCCGACCCCGCCGACGTGCCCGACATGGTCATCGGGGACGGACCCGACGCGGTGTTCGACCCGGCGTCGGCCTTCGGCCGCGCCCACGCCGCGTACGGGCTGGTCGCCGTCGCGGTCGCCGCGCTCTCGCTCCAGCACCGCGCGGTGCCGCGTCCCGGCCGGCCCGCGGACACCGCGGCCGTCGCGCGCACCGCGAGGGCCTCGGTGACGCCGATGGAGGGACCCACCGTGAGCGTCCGGCTGCGCGCGGGGGACGCCCGGCCGTGGCTGCGGGGCCCGGCTCCGCGCCTGCACGTCTTCTCCGGAGCCGACCGCCGGGAGGTGCTGGCGGCGCTGGAGTCCGGTACACGGTCGGCCACCGGCCCGGCCCGGCTGGCGCTCGTGGTCGACGACGACGCCGCGTTGCCGGACCGCAGGGCCGCTGCCCGCCGCTGGCTGACCGAGGGCGGAATCCGTCCGGCGGACGTGCTGTACCGGGACGAGCCGGTCGCGGGACGGACGGCGTTCGTCTACACCAACGGCTCGGCCGCGTACCCGGGCATGGGCCACGAGCTGATGCTCGCGCTGCCGTGCCTCGGGGAGGCCGTCCGGGCCGGGCACGGGGCGATCGGCGCACGGCTGCGGTCCCGGACGGAGCGGGGAGTGTTCGGCCAGATCTGGGACGCCGCCGAACTCGCCGTCTTCCACACCGTGCTCACCCGGGAGGTGCTCGGGCTGCGGCCGGACGCCGCTGTCGGGTACTCCTCGGGCGAGTCGGCCGCGCTGGTCGCGCTGGGTGCCTGGCCGGACGCCACGGGACTGTACGACGCCACCCTGGACAGCGGCCTCTTCACGACGGAGCTGACCGGTGAGCTGCGGGCGGTGAGGCGCCACTGGGAGCGGCTGGGCGTCCAGGGCTCGCGCTGGGCCACCTATCTGGTCAACGCGCCCCTGGAGGCGGTCCGCGCGGAGCTGGCCGGTGAGGTCGCGGTCCATCTGATGGCGGTGAACGCGCCCGGGGTCTGCGTCGTCGGCGGCGAGTCCCGTGCGTGCGCGGCCGTCGTAACCCGGATCGGCGCCGACCGCGCGATCGAGCTGGACTATGAACTGGCGGCACACGCACCGGAGTTGATCGAGGTGGAAGGGGCGTGGCGCAGGGCACACCACCGTCCCACCGTCGATGTCCCCGGGGTACGGTTCTACAGCGGCGCCACCGGACAGTCGTACCGGCCGACGGCCGAGCGGGCCGCCGAGGCGCTCACCGCGCAGGGGCTGAACACGATCGACTTCGCGGCCACGGTCGAGCGGGCCTGGGCCGACGGTGTCCGGATCTTCGTGGAGCACGGGCCGCGCAAACTGTGCACCGGCTGGATCAAGCGGGTGCTCGGCGACCGGGACCATGTGGCCGTCGCCCTGGACGCCCCGGGCGACACCGGGTTGCGGCAGCTGTGCCTCGCGGTCGCCGAACTCGTCGTCGCCGGGGTGCCGGTACACGCCGACGAGCTGTTCGCCCAACTCGCGGACGCCGCCACCGAGATGCCGCGCCCGGGTGCCACCGTCACCGTTACCGTACCCGCGGCTCCGTGTCTGCCGCCGCCGTCCCCGGAGCCGGCCGTGGTGACCCTGCCCCGGGCCCCCGAACTGCTGCCGGTGCCGGACCGGGAGGCCACGCGGCCCGGCACCCCGGGCCCCGGGCCCCGGTCGGCAGAAGTGGCGGAGACGGCGGAAGCGGCGGGGGTCCGTGCCGCTGTCGTCCGGCAGAGCCTGCGGGTCGCCGCGCTGCACCAGGAGGTCATGGCCGGGCATACCGAGGCGCACCAGCGGTTCCTGCGGGTGTCGGCCCTCGCCGTCACCGCGCTGACGGCCGCCGGGCCTCTCCCCGCACGGGCGCCCGGCCTTCCGGCGCCGCGTCCGGCCGCCGGGGCGCTCGCCCCCGTACGTCCCGAGCGGCCCCCGGAGACCACGCCCGCATCCGCACCCGCACCCGCACCCGCCCAACCCGTGCGGCCGGGGCCGAAGTTCGACCGCGCCCAGCTGGAGCACCTCGCCTCCGGGGAGATCTCCGCGCTGTTCGGCCCCCGGTTCGCCGAGCAGGACGCGTACGCGGTACAGACCCGGATGCCCGAGCCGCCCATGCTGTTCGCGGACCGGGTCACCGGCATCGACGCGGTACCGGCGGCGCTCGTCGCGCCCGGCCCGGTACGCACCGACGGAATGATCTGGACCGAGACCGACGTCCTGCCCGACAGCTGGTATCTGGACTCCACCGGGCGGGTTCCGGCCGGGGTGCTGATCGAGGCGGGCCAGGCGGACCTGCTCCTGCTCAGCTGGCTGGGCGCGGATCTCCTCAACCGGGGCGAGCGCGCCTACCGGCTGCTCGGCTGCGAGGTGACCTACCACGGCGGCCCGCCGCAGGCGGGAGACGTCCTGCGCTACGAGATCCACGTCGACGGCCACGCGGAGCACGACGGCGTCCGGCTGGCCTTCTTCCACTACGACTGCTTCGTGGACGGCCAACTGCGGCTGAGCGTCCGCGAGGGCCAGGCCGGGTTCTTCACTCCGCAGGAGCTGTCCGGGGGTGGCGGGGTGCGGTGGGATCCCGCCGAGCGACCGCCCGGTGACGGGCTGCCGCTCGACCCGCCCGCCGTACGCTGCGAGCTGACACGGTTCGGCGCGGATCGGGTCTCGGCGCTGGTCCAGGGCCGGCCGGCGGACTGCTTCGGGCCCGGCTGGGAGGCGACGGCGGCCCATGTCCGTCCACCGGGGCTGGACGGCGGCCGGCTGCGGCTGATCCACGAGGTGACCGCGTTCGACCCGGCGGGCGGACCGTGGGGACGGGGCTATCTGCGGGCCGAGACCCCGCTGTCGCCGGACGACTGGTTCTTCGCGGGGCACTTCAAGAACGACCCCTGCATGCCGGGCACCCTGATGCTCCAGGGCGGTCTCCAGGCGATGGCGTTCTACCTGGCGGCCATGGGCTTCACCGTGGACCGGGACGGCTGGCGCTTCGAGCCGGTCGACGATCACCCGTGCCGGACGATGTGCCGGGGCCAGGCCACCCCGTCAGGACGGCGGGTCGTCTACGAGGTGTTCGTGCGCGGCGTCTCGGCCGGCCCGGTGCCCACGCTCCATGCCGATGTGCTGGGTTCGGTGGACGGGGCGAAGGCGTTCCTGGGCCGCGATGTGGCACTGCGGCTGGTGCCCGACTGGCCGCTGTCGCACTGGCGGCGCTCGGGCCAGCCCGCCGTGCAGGCCGACGCGGCGCCGGTGCCGCTTCCCCTGCTCGGCGGGCTGGCCGGGCACCGGGAGGAGAAGCCCGTGGCCACGGCGGCCGACGGATTCCCCTTCGGCTACGCCTCGCTGCTGGCGTGCGCCTGGGGCAGACCGAGCGAGGCGTTCGGCGCCGCGTACGAGCCCTTCGACGGCACCCGCAGGGTCGCGCGGCTGCCAGGCCCCCCGTACCACTTCATGAGCCGGATCGTCTCGGTGGACGGGCCGCAGGGCGGTATGCGGGAGGACAGCGGAGTCGTCGCGGAGTACGACGTACCCGCGCGGGCCTGGTACTTCGAGCAGAGCGGCGGCCGCTCGATGCCGTTCGCCGTCCTGATGGAGATCGCGCTGCAACCGTGCGGGTGGCTGGCCTCGTACGTGGGCAGCGCGCTGACCACCGGCACGGATCTGCTGTTCCGCAACCTCGACGGGACGGGGACGGTCAGCGGTGAGGTCACCCCGGCGACGGGCACGGTCCGCGTCCATGCCGTACTGACCCGTATCTCGCGCAGCGGGGACATGACCGTCGAGTCCTTCCGGGTGAGGTGCACGGCGGACGGCGCGCCGCTGTTCGAACTCTCCACGGTCTTCGGCTACTTCCCGCCGTCGGCCTTCGATCACCAGCCGGGCCTCGTGGTGCCGGCCGAGGACCGGGCGCGGCTCGACGAACCCTGCGGGCGCCCGGTCGATCTCACGGCACGGCCCGCCCGGTACTTCGCCGGGGAAGCGCGGCTGCCGGGCCCGATGCTGCTGATGCTCGACCGGATCACCGGCTCCTGGCCGGACGGGGGCCGCGCGGGGCTCGGCCGGCTGCGGTCGGAGAAGGACGTGGTCCCCGGCGAGTGGTTCTTCCGGGCGCACTTCTTCCAGGACCCGGTGCAGCCGGGGTCGTTGGGCCTGGAGGCCATGTGCCAGCTGCTCCAGTGCCATCTGCTCGAACGCGGCGCCGCCGACGGGATCCCGCACCCCCGGTTCGAGCCGGTGCTGCCCGGCCGCGAGACGGCCTGGACGTACCGCGGCCAGATCACCCCGGCCAACCGGCTGATCCGGGTGGACATGGACATCGTCGAGTCCGGTACGGACGCGCGGGGCCCGTACGCGGTGGCGGACGCGTCGTTGTGGGGTGACGGCACGTGCATCTACCGCGTGCGCGGACTGGGCATGCGCGTGGTCTCCGACGCCGCTCCCGCGCCCCGGTGA
- a CDS encoding amidohydrolase family protein: MAIGLSPAGAGPVLALDACFDRAREPYTSVVDSHLHTRPFGGKAIPFEELTGYLHKSGVRYASMYGIGQTLPVDSGCTYYLDCPGVPVAPSMKNDFVNAANYLEAKPEDPELALSMTFMDLNRPETIPSGIDLYDKEFPGAFRWAGEVNLVKQALFPNQHEPATNENIKNWAPFMKVLRDRGIPITIHSDLGSDAEQTRYLPLMEETLRRYPKNKIVWAHMGLSKELSTMDPDQHLGIMKRLLDRYPRLTLDLSWRVLEDQYFSRPGVRQKYASFLDRYPTRAIPGTDFVASANKDYQVYEEELEVTSRINKALGDEAFRDIALGRNYFRLLGIDRTPPKVCKAR; the protein is encoded by the coding sequence GTGGCCATCGGTCTCTCTCCGGCGGGGGCGGGTCCGGTTCTGGCGCTGGACGCGTGTTTCGACCGGGCGCGGGAGCCCTACACCTCGGTCGTCGACAGCCACCTGCACACGCGCCCGTTCGGCGGCAAGGCGATTCCGTTCGAGGAGCTCACCGGCTACCTGCACAAGAGCGGTGTCCGCTACGCGAGCATGTACGGCATCGGCCAGACGCTGCCCGTGGACTCCGGGTGCACGTACTACCTCGACTGTCCCGGGGTCCCCGTGGCGCCGAGCATGAAGAACGACTTCGTCAACGCCGCGAACTACCTGGAGGCGAAGCCCGAGGACCCCGAACTCGCGCTCTCCATGACGTTCATGGATCTGAACCGCCCGGAGACCATCCCGAGCGGGATCGACCTCTACGACAAGGAATTCCCCGGGGCGTTCCGCTGGGCGGGCGAGGTCAACCTCGTCAAGCAGGCGCTCTTCCCCAACCAGCACGAGCCCGCGACGAACGAGAACATCAAGAACTGGGCACCGTTCATGAAGGTGCTCCGAGACCGGGGCATTCCGATCACCATCCACTCGGATCTCGGCAGCGACGCCGAACAGACGAGGTATCTCCCGCTGATGGAGGAAACACTCCGGCGCTACCCGAAGAACAAGATCGTGTGGGCGCACATGGGGCTGTCGAAGGAACTCTCCACGATGGACCCCGACCAGCACCTCGGGATCATGAAGAGGCTTCTGGACCGCTATCCCCGGCTGACGCTGGACCTCAGCTGGCGCGTGCTGGAGGACCAGTACTTCAGCAGGCCGGGAGTACGGCAGAAGTACGCCTCCTTCCTCGACCGCTATCCGACCAGGGCCATTCCCGGGACGGACTTCGTGGCGTCCGCGAACAAGGACTACCAGGTCTACGAGGAGGAGCTGGAGGTCACCAGCCGTATCAACAAGGCTTTGGGGGACGAGGCGTTCCGGGACATCGCCCTCGGCCGGAACTACTTCAGGCTGCTCGGCATCGACCGGACACCGCCGAAGGTGTGCAAAGCGCGTTGA
- a CDS encoding sulfurtransferase, whose amino-acid sequence MADVLEISRYGTLLDSRPAGSYNGVVDDLRTGHIPHAVHAHSTELIAPDGLLRSPTELRKWFLSRRAIGGHEVGAYCGGGVSSSLLVFAGTLLGQRVGLFVGSWSAWERDPSLPVEQGSVLSRSAAVDTDCV is encoded by the coding sequence ATCGCCGATGTCCTGGAGATCTCCCGCTACGGCACACTGCTCGACTCACGGCCGGCCGGCTCGTACAACGGCGTGGTGGACGACCTGAGGACCGGACACATTCCGCACGCGGTCCACGCGCACTCGACCGAGCTGATCGCACCCGACGGACTGCTCCGATCGCCGACGGAACTGCGCAAGTGGTTCCTGTCCCGTCGTGCGATCGGCGGCCACGAGGTCGGTGCCTACTGCGGCGGCGGGGTGTCCAGCTCCCTGCTGGTGTTCGCCGGGACCCTGCTCGGCCAGCGGGTGGGCCTGTTCGTCGGCTCGTGGTCCGCCTGGGAGCGCGATCCCTCGCTGCCCGTCGAACAGGGCAGCGTCCTGAGCCGCTCCGCCGCCGTCGACACCGACTGCGTATGA
- a CDS encoding cytochrome P450, protein MTADPTPDFPFDRETPLEPPRQWAELREQCPVAHVRLPSGDQATLLTRYESVRAVLADPRFGRSGEGAARISTTDDGGLFNRDRGSGDIPTQGAGHQQWRRLLSRWFTARKVQEWQPRVQAMADDLVDGLIAGGSPANLSAGLGFPLPVRVICALVGAPDKDQDKFGHWSTVMLTLTRYSQAEVDEAYRDFDSYVSDLVERRRTDPGDDLLSDLIKVTDSGDGRLSTAQLVTTVRGILLAGHETTSNMISIMVAMLLSERDRFEAVTADPALIPNTVEEVLRLDTTLAVIGVPRFVTENIELDGVTVPAGTTVLPSTPAANRDPRTFPDPDRFDLERENSNRHLTFGTGAHFCVGQPLARMELQVVLSTLARRLPTLRLRDSADDLKLRTGGMSGGLQDIWVTW, encoded by the coding sequence ATGACTGCTGATCCGACCCCCGATTTCCCGTTCGACCGCGAGACCCCTCTGGAGCCCCCGCGGCAATGGGCCGAACTGCGCGAGCAGTGCCCCGTGGCCCACGTACGGCTGCCGAGCGGGGACCAGGCCACCCTGCTGACCCGCTACGAGAGCGTCCGGGCGGTCCTGGCGGACCCCCGGTTCGGGCGTTCGGGAGAAGGCGCGGCCCGGATCTCCACCACCGACGACGGCGGCCTCTTCAACCGCGACCGCGGCAGCGGCGACATCCCCACGCAGGGCGCCGGGCACCAGCAGTGGCGACGGCTGCTGAGCCGCTGGTTCACGGCCCGGAAGGTCCAGGAGTGGCAGCCCAGGGTCCAGGCCATGGCCGACGACCTGGTGGACGGTCTGATCGCGGGCGGATCCCCGGCGAACCTCTCGGCCGGTCTGGGCTTTCCGCTGCCGGTGCGCGTCATCTGCGCCCTGGTCGGAGCGCCGGACAAGGACCAGGACAAGTTCGGCCACTGGTCGACCGTCATGCTCACGCTCACGCGCTACAGCCAGGCCGAGGTCGATGAGGCGTACCGGGACTTCGACAGCTATGTCTCCGACCTCGTGGAGCGGCGCCGGACGGATCCGGGCGACGATCTGCTGAGCGATCTGATCAAGGTCACCGACAGCGGCGACGGCCGGCTCAGCACCGCCCAGCTGGTCACCACCGTCCGGGGGATTCTGCTCGCCGGACACGAGACCACCTCGAACATGATCTCGATCATGGTCGCGATGCTGCTCTCCGAGCGGGACCGGTTCGAGGCCGTGACCGCCGATCCGGCGCTCATCCCGAACACGGTCGAGGAAGTCCTCCGCCTGGACACCACGCTGGCGGTCATCGGTGTTCCCCGGTTCGTCACGGAGAACATCGAGCTGGACGGGGTGACGGTGCCGGCGGGGACGACGGTGCTTCCCAGCACACCGGCCGCCAACCGGGATCCGCGCACCTTCCCCGACCCGGACCGCTTCGACCTGGAGCGGGAGAACAGCAACCGGCATCTGACCTTCGGTACCGGGGCGCACTTCTGCGTCGGCCAGCCACTGGCCCGGATGGAACTCCAGGTCGTCCTCTCCACGCTCGCCCGTCGGCTGCCGACGCTCCGGCTGCGGGACTCGGCCGACGACCTCAAGCTCCGTACCGGCGGCATGTCCGGCGGCCTCCAGGACATCTGGGTCACCTGGTAA
- a CDS encoding ferredoxin, whose protein sequence is MKITVEEDLCCGSGLCVVKADQVFDQRDEDGVVVVLNDNPPEEQYAGVRDAAAVCPTAAIHLTE, encoded by the coding sequence ATGAAGATCACCGTGGAGGAAGACCTCTGCTGCGGCAGCGGACTGTGCGTGGTCAAGGCCGACCAGGTCTTCGACCAGCGGGACGAGGACGGAGTCGTCGTCGTACTGAACGACAACCCGCCGGAGGAGCAGTACGCCGGGGTGCGCGACGCGGCCGCGGTGTGCCCCACCGCGGCCATCCACCTCACGGAGTGA
- a CDS encoding SDR family oxidoreductase, with protein MVDLSGARRLGTPEDIVSAAAFLAGPDSAFITGNDLLVDGGAIAARRWNAAPTA; from the coding sequence ATGGTGGACCTGTCCGGGGCCCGCAGGCTGGGTACTCCGGAGGACATCGTGAGCGCGGCGGCGTTCCTGGCCGGACCGGACTCCGCCTTCATCACGGGCAATGACCTGCTGGTGGACGGCGGAGCGATCGCCGCGCGGCGCTGGAACGCCGCGCCGACCGCCTGA
- a CDS encoding TetR/AcrR family transcriptional regulator, whose amino-acid sequence MEPRKPAGGVRLPTPDMLLHTAECLFAENGIATVSNRRVAEVAGAANNSAVNYHYGSKTGLLLAIVRKHNADLEAIRLRMLAEVEGSDNPRDYIACMVLPMIEHLQRLGRPTWYARFSLQAMTDPAFLADFTREVSDTPSNQQSWAKLTALFDRTDLATLGHRSRLVALVVCHACADFERELAQGRTRPGGSWDAVGRFLVDAVTGMLTAPSTRPPA is encoded by the coding sequence ATGGAACCGAGAAAGCCAGCGGGGGGCGTACGACTGCCCACACCGGACATGCTGCTGCACACGGCGGAGTGCCTGTTCGCCGAGAACGGCATAGCGACGGTCTCGAACCGCCGTGTGGCCGAGGTGGCCGGAGCGGCCAACAACTCGGCCGTCAACTACCACTACGGGAGCAAGACCGGTCTTCTGCTCGCCATTGTCCGCAAGCACAACGCCGATCTGGAGGCGATCAGGCTCCGCATGCTGGCCGAGGTGGAGGGCTCGGACAACCCCCGCGACTACATCGCCTGCATGGTGCTCCCCATGATCGAGCACCTCCAGCGGCTCGGGCGGCCCACCTGGTACGCGCGCTTCAGCCTCCAGGCGATGACCGATCCGGCCTTCCTCGCGGACTTCACCCGCGAGGTGTCCGACACACCGTCCAACCAGCAGAGCTGGGCGAAGCTCACAGCCCTCTTCGACCGTACGGACCTCGCCACCCTCGGGCACCGGAGCCGGCTGGTCGCATTGGTCGTCTGCCACGCCTGCGCCGACTTCGAGCGTGAACTGGCGCAGGGCAGGACGCGCCCCGGCGGCAGTTGGGACGCCGTGGGCCGCTTTCTGGTCGACGCGGTCACCGGCATGCTCACGGCCCCGAGCACGCGCCCGCCGGCCTGA